One part of the Acidimicrobiia bacterium genome encodes these proteins:
- the rplJ gene encoding 50S ribosomal protein L10: MPRPEKVQAVEEIKERLENAEATFLTEYRGLSVNEQQELRRSLRAAGAEYKVVKMSLARRAAEELGLDDFTESMIGPTAIAFAITDPVPVAKALKDFAKDHERLVLKVALMSGKLLAPEQVSKLADIEPRDVLLGKIAGAAKAPLAKMAGMLGSFMRDSASMFSQLLEKKESGEFVSADEVEAPAAAEPDAAEEAADATPVVTEDNAPEPVEEAAEVEADEPTDDAVAEPSEAAADASSTEVEEVEEDETPEAAADDAEAEEGSEEEAESEDSASSDSDSDDTADTAEEE; this comes from the coding sequence ATCAAGGAGCGTCTCGAAAACGCTGAGGCGACCTTCTTGACCGAGTATCGGGGCTTGTCCGTGAACGAGCAGCAAGAGCTGCGTCGTAGTCTGCGGGCAGCCGGCGCCGAGTACAAGGTCGTGAAGATGTCGCTGGCTCGCCGCGCCGCCGAAGAACTGGGACTCGATGATTTCACCGAGTCGATGATCGGACCGACGGCCATTGCGTTTGCGATCACCGATCCGGTTCCGGTTGCCAAAGCACTGAAGGACTTCGCCAAGGACCACGAGCGCCTGGTGCTCAAAGTCGCGCTGATGTCCGGCAAGTTGCTGGCGCCGGAGCAGGTCAGCAAGCTCGCAGATATCGAGCCGCGCGACGTGTTGCTCGGCAAGATCGCAGGAGCAGCCAAAGCACCGCTCGCCAAGATGGCAGGCATGCTCGGTTCGTTCATGCGCGATTCCGCTTCGATGTTTTCTCAACTGTTGGAGAAGAAAGAGTCGGGCGAGTTTGTGTCCGCCGACGAGGTCGAGGCACCTGCCGCGGCCGAGCCGGATGCAGCCGAAGAGGCTGCGGATGCAACCCCCGTAGTAACCGAAGACAATGCCCCCGAACCCGTTGAAGAGGCAGCCGAAGTCGAGGCTGATGAGCCAACCGACGATGCTGTTGCCGAGCCTTCGGAGGCGGCGGCGGACGCCTCTTCGACTGAGGTCGAAGAGGTTGAAGAAGACGAAACTCCCGAGGCGGCGGCTGATGATGCCGAAGCCGAGGAAGGTTCTGAGGAAGAAGCCGAGTCTGAGGACTCTGCATCTTCCGACTCCGATAGTGATGACACGGCCGATACGGCCGAGGAGGAGTAA
- the rplL gene encoding 50S ribosomal protein L7/L12 encodes MAKMTTEDLLGVFEEMTVLELKEFLDAFEERFDVTAAAPMAMAAAPVAAAAAEEEKDEFDVFLIAAGDKKIQVIKEVRALTSLGLKEAKELVDNAPKAVLEAIDKEAAEKAKDLLEGAGASVELR; translated from the coding sequence ATGGCAAAGATGACTACAGAAGACCTCTTGGGCGTCTTTGAGGAGATGACCGTCCTCGAGCTCAAAGAGTTCCTCGATGCCTTCGAGGAGAGGTTCGACGTAACGGCCGCTGCGCCCATGGCAATGGCTGCCGCTCCTGTGGCGGCCGCCGCCGCCGAAGAGGAGAAGGACGAGTTTGACGTCTTCCTCATCGCGGCAGGCGACAAGAAGATCCAGGTCATCAAAGAGGTCCGTGCTCTCACGAGCCTGGGACTCAAAGAGGCCAAGGAACTGGTCGACAACGCCCCGAAAGCAGTTCTGGAGGCGATCGACAAGGAAGCAGCCGAGAAGGCCAAGGATCTACTCGAAGGCGCCGGCGCCTCCGTGGAGCTAAGGTAG